The Caulobacter sp. FWC2 region AGTGGGTGATGTGGCAGATGGGGGGCTTGGGTCCCATGGCCGGCCAGACCCACCATTTCCGCCAGTACGCCGCGTTGATCATCGCCGACCAGCGCCAGATCGCCTACGGCGCCATTCGCTACACCAACGAGACCCACCGCCTGTACGGGGTGCTCAACAAGCAGCTGGAAGGCCGCGATTTCATCTGCGGCCAATTGTCCATCGCCGACTTCATGAGCTGGCCGTGGATCGTGCCGTGGAAAAATCAGGGCATCATTCTGGACGAGTTCCCCAATTTGAGGACATGGTTCGAGCGCGTCGGCGCGCGCGAAGCGGTCCAGAAGGGCTTCAAGCTGGGCGCCGAATTGCGGTCCGCCGGCCTGCAAGCATCGGGAAAAGCGGCGGAAGAGGCCCGAAAAGTGCTTTTCGGCCAGCGTGCCCGTTAACGCTCTGTAGACTCGTGTTTACGTCCAGTAATCACCTTGAATAACTAGTATACTTGTTGTGGCGTTCATGATGTCCGCGCGCTTAACTATATGTTCAGTGGCGGTGGACTTTTCTTCTCTCAGGCTCTGATCCGTCAGAACGGCGGGGCGAGCTTGAGAGAGGAGACTAGCCATGATGATGATGCAAGAACCGCCAGCCGCCGTGGCGATGCTGCCGCTGCCGACCGCCGAATCCACCGGCGACGAACTGTTCCGCATGGGCCTGCTGTACTCGACCGGCCAAGGTGGCGCGCCGCTGGACTACGTGTCGGCGCACATGCTGTTCAATCTGGCCGCCATGCGCGGTTCGGTCGAAGCCAAGGTCTACCGCAAGGAACTGTCGCAGGAGATGGCCAGCGACGAGGTCGCCGAAGCCCAGCGTCAGGCCCGCCAATGGCTCGCCCACGGCTGAACCCAGCTGCCTGGGTTCGGACTGCTCGCCGGTCCTGTGGAGGACCGGCTCAGTTGCCGTTGACGTTGCCGTTGATCGCGTAGCTGAAGCTGATGGGCAGCAGGTCCCGGAAGTACTGCTGCATGAACAGACCCGCTTCCGACACGCCGCTGCGCGGCACGTAGACGATGTCGAAGCGCCGCAACGGCACCAGATCCGCGCCGCCCGCGCGCGTCAGGCCCGCCAGCAGGTCGACCGTCCGCATCATCGCCCGCCCGTCGGGGCCGCGACGAATGATCACCACCTGATTGCGCTTGGCGCCATTGGTGAACCCGCCGGCCTGGATGATGGCCCGCAACGCGTCGCTGTCGCCCGCCATGTCGAACACCCCGGCGTTCTTGACCTCGCCGCCGATGAACACCTTGAGCGGCGTGGCCGTCTTCACCGAAACCTGGATCTGAGGCCGCAACAGCGTGCCCGCATAGGCCTGGCTGATCGAGCCTTCCAACTCGTCGATGGTGCGATCGGCGGCCATCACCGGCGCGACCAGCGGCAAGGTGATGCGGCCGTCGGGCTGCACGACCACGGACTTGTTGAGTTCAGGAGCCGACGGCACGGCCACCTCGACCTCGTCGCCCGGGTAGAACCGGTACGACGGCTCGCTCTCGCTCCAGTCGGCGTAACCGATATTGGAGAAGTTGGCGGTCGGTCGGGGACCCGGGGTGATCGGTTCGGCGTCGATGTGCCCGCAAGCGGAAAGCCCGCCGGCCATCAGGACCACGGCCCAAATCGCC contains the following coding sequences:
- a CDS encoding glutathione S-transferase N-terminal domain-containing protein — its product is MSRPIELHYWPTPNGWKISIALEEMGLPYEMIPVNIGTGEQFKPEFLAISPNNRMPAIVDPDGPDGQPISIFESGAILQYLARKTGQFYGETERDRVNIDQWVMWQMGGLGPMAGQTHHFRQYAALIIADQRQIAYGAIRYTNETHRLYGVLNKQLEGRDFICGQLSIADFMSWPWIVPWKNQGIILDEFPNLRTWFERVGAREAVQKGFKLGAELRSAGLQASGKAAEEARKVLFGQRAR
- a CDS encoding sel1 repeat family protein; the encoded protein is MMMMQEPPAAVAMLPLPTAESTGDELFRMGLLYSTGQGGAPLDYVSAHMLFNLAAMRGSVEAKVYRKELSQEMASDEVAEAQRQARQWLAHG
- a CDS encoding polysaccharide biosynthesis/export family protein, which encodes MQSRTHLKMVPLKAIWAVVLMAGGLSACGHIDAEPITPGPRPTANFSNIGYADWSESEPSYRFYPGDEVEVAVPSAPELNKSVVVQPDGRITLPLVAPVMAADRTIDELEGSISQAYAGTLLRPQIQVSVKTATPLKVFIGGEVKNAGVFDMAGDSDALRAIIQAGGFTNGAKRNQVVIIRRGPDGRAMMRTVDLLAGLTRAGGADLVPLRRFDIVYVPRSGVSEAGLFMQQYFRDLLPISFSYAINGNVNGN